DNA sequence from the Streptomyces cinnabarinus genome:
GGGATGCCCCGTGGTGTCGTCCATGCGCAGGGGTGCCAGCTCCTCGATCAGCTGGGCCCGCACCTTCATGGCGAAGGCGGCGGAGACCCCCACGTGCTGGAGCGTGCCGCGGTCGTCGTGGAGCCCGAGCAGCAGGGAGCCGACGACCGGCCCGCTCTTGTGCAGCCGGTAACCGGCCACCACCACATCGGCCGTGCGCTCGTGCTTGATCTTGAACATGGCGCGCTCGTCCTGGAGATAGCGCGAGGCGAGCGGCTTGGCGATCACCCCGTCCAGACCGGCGCCCTCGTACTGCTCGAACCACCGCTCGGCCACCTCGACCTCGGTCGTCGCGGGCGCCAGGTGCACCGGCGGCGTCGCTCCCGCGAGCGCCCTGGTCAGCAGCTTCCTGCGGTCGGTCAGCTCCACGTCCAGCAGCGACTCGTCGGCCAGTGCCAGCAGATCGAAGGCCACGAAGGAGGCCGGGGTGCGCTCGGCCAGCGTCCGCACCCGGGAGGCCGCCGGGTGGATCCGCTCGGTGAGCGCGTCGAAGTCCAGCC
Encoded proteins:
- a CDS encoding ATP-dependent DNA ligase, coding for MDLPVMPPVKPMLAKSVAKIPPGMQYEAKWDGFRAIVFRDGDEVELGSRTTKSLTRYFPELVEALKERVPERCVLDGEIVIAREGRLDFDALTERIHPAASRVRTLAERTPASFVAFDLLALADESLLDVELTDRRKLLTRALAGATPPVHLAPATTEVEVAERWFEQYEGAGLDGVIAKPLASRYLQDERAMFKIKHERTADVVVAGYRLHKSGPVVGSLLLGLHDDRGTLQHVGVSAAFAMKVRAQLIEELAPLRMDDTTGHPWAAWAEEAAHESARLPGAPSRWSGKKDLSWVPLRPERVCEVAYDHMENGARFRHTARFRRWRPDRTPESCTYAQLEEPVRYDLNEILGG